DNA sequence from the Glycine soja cultivar W05 chromosome 18, ASM419377v2, whole genome shotgun sequence genome:
tataattactttaattacttaaaaatatatttttctacagTATATCtggttaaaattataaaagtgtgtcattatatgtaatttatatttattagcctaaataataattaatttggttAAATACATCTAATTAAGTAAATTAACTTCATAGTTgtaaaattttagttaaatttaatttttccatttcaattaagttttctactatttttcttaaacatTGCCTGTCTTTTAATTAAAGTATTTGTAACGAAGAAAAGAATTCATTTTCAGTCTTCACCTCAAACTGCCCTCACCAAAGTAAAAGGATGTAATATCCGTCTTACTGATAATGGATATTTTTCTTAGACCATTCATTTTCACAAGATAAATGTTAGATATTGCTCTTAAAtccataattttatactaaaatgTTGTAGAGTGCATGTCGGTTTCTACTTTCTAGCCAGCTATTTTTCTAATCAGGTGATGAGTGATCTCCAACCTTTATTGCGTAATTAATTAATAGCGACACATAAATGTTATCAAAATTCTAACTATGCATTTCTCTGATTAGTACTAGTATTTCCATAAATAAGCATCCTACTTGTGATTAAGAACAGGGATTACTCTCTCTGAGTTTTGGTCATGAGTTTGAGTGTAGAAGTTGGAATCCAACAAACCATTATTACAATAAGAGAGAGGATCGATATATAGTTTTACTTTTACAGACTTCTTCAATGAATAGAAAGCAGAAAAGCATACATATACACGTTTACAAGAAAAGCATACACATAATGATATACACGTTCAGAATCTCTTCCCCGGAATTTGTCCAGTTCAGGGGACGGATGTTATTGTTGCAATAACGGAAAAATGCACAATAATAGAGACATTGGACAACAACAGTGGATAGAGGGAGGGAGGAAGCAAAAGCATTAGAAATAATACATAAATAGCTTGTGGCGATCATAGCTTATTTTAATGAGGATTAAAGCAATCCCTGGGGACGACGCCGGGATATGTATTAGCACATCGGCTGGGTGGACCCGAATCAGGTCTGACCCCATTAGCAACATAACGACCGGTGAGACCCATAGGGCCGGCGGCAAGAGAGGCATCAGGTGTACATCCAGTCGCAAATTTATTTTGGGAGCATGATCCTCCAGCGAGGATTCTGCGGAAGTGGGAGCTGGAGATGGTGGGAAGCTGTGAGTCCAAGTGGTGAACGTGGAGGCAGTCTTCTACGGAGCCATCGCACAGCAGAGAAGTTGTGGTGTGGTTGGACTTGGACAACACGCCTGAAATGCTCAAATGTACCATAACCCACATCAGGAAACGCCTTGATGCTAATTGCTTCTTCATGCCCGCTTCTCTCCTTATACAAACTCGTGAGAGATATTTCCTCACACAATTGCGCACCCTATAATACCCAAGCCCACCCTTAATGTATACACATAATAGACTGGACCCTAGTACAGCTGGACTGCCCTAgcgaatttctattttttttgttaaagtcTACGTCCTTGTGTCTTTTTCAACATGTGCACCTTAGGGATGTGCACTTTAGGGATGGTAAAGTGTATGTTTTTGGAGTTTGGACAGGTGGAGGAAAAATTGAGAGGGAttcatactttttatattttatatttatgttaattaaatttttttgtattttttatttactttatcaAACGTGGTATATGTGTATttagtatttataatatttataattggaTTGAAAGATATTTATTCAAAATCTATAGAAATGTGTGTGTATTATAgtgtaattttgttttgaaaattataataaaaaaaatctcaaaaaaaatgtagaaaattATAACcgttaaatatgagttattttgatgataaaaatatatttaaaatatctttaaaaatatttatttagtcgTTCTATTTGacttaaatattaagatttgatatttttattatttatgacttgaagagattaaaagagaaaaagatccaTCCAAGATATCAGGAAGTCTCAAGAAGAAGACATGattacaaacaaaacaaatccaaagatatcaaaaattataaactcaTATATCCTAGGCAAACAAGTAGGTCCCAACCTTATCAAAttctgattttatttcttttatttatcttatcttttcttatctttatcttaatcttttatttatcttatcttttacttttatcttttttatcttttattttttatttatcatcttttaatttaaatcttttatctctttttctatcttctattttatcttcaaatatttatcttatctattatctttctttatcttttactttaaatTGTTTATCTCTTGCTTATAAAATGggatttgcattaatctaagtagttcctgtggattcgacactcggacttccgagtactttactacttgtgacaaattggtacacttgccaacgagttaacaagtttttggcgccattGCCGGGGATTTTATTTTTCGTACTTGATTAATTGCATATTCCAATTTTAAAGCAATTAGTTTtcactctttattttttattttactttcttttttatctattattttagttagttgctttattttatttttcaattttttctctttattcattcttattttattcttttcttttttaaaaaaaaataaaaaaatttcagtttaatttttattctgtgATAACGTGCATGGTAGTtgtttcttttgtgaacaattCACATTCCTTCTTTGAAGAACGGATCATGGCAGGAGATCGTCCACAGaggatgatgctaaaggattaCTCTAGTCGTATTATACCTCAATACTTCACCATCAGAGGTGCAGGCGGCCAACTTCTCATATCCATATTCCTTGATCCAGCTGATTCAAGGGAATCTATTTCACGGCCTACCAAGTGAAGATCCATACGCACATCTGGCCACATACATTGACATTTCAACACAGTGAAGATAGCAGGAGTGCCTGAAGATGTCATCTGCCTTaacttgttttgtttctctttggCCGATCTTCGCTCTTTTAAGGGGAATAGTCTGCGGACATGGGATGAAGTGGTGGAGAAATTcttaaagaaatacttcccagaaTCCAAGACTGCTGAAGGGAAGATGGAAATCTCTTCATTCCATCAATTTTCTGACGAATCCCTCAGCGAGGCGCTCGATCGTTTCCACAGACTACTCAGGAAGACACCTACACATGGGTATAGTGAACCAGTGCAACTAAACATCTTCATAGATGGCCTGCGACCACAATCAAAACAATTATTGGATGCATCTGCAGGAGGGAAGATCAAGCTAAAGACACTGGAGGAGGCAATGGAACTCATAGAAAACATGACAGCTAGTGATCACGCCATTCTTTGTGATCGCACATATGCACCAACAAAGAGAAGCCTTCTAGAACTCATCACTCAAGATGTAACCTTAGCTTAGAACAAGCTGTTGTCCCGACAAATAGAAGTCCTAACAGAGACCCTCAAcaagcttccacaacaattACAAGCAGTAAGTCCTTCTCATTCTTCTGTTATGCAGGTAGGGGGATGCCAGATTTGCAGTGGAGCACACGAGCCATAGCAATGTATAGGCCAAGAAGATTCTTCTAGGGAGGTAAACTACATGAGCATACCAAATTGCCACGGATTCCAAGGGTACCACCAAGGAGGACCGTTAGAATTCAATGAAGGCCTACTAGGATTCAATCAAGGGAAGACTTTTACACAAGGCTCAAGCTGGAGGAGTCATCCAGAGAATCAATACAACAAGGAGCACAAGAGTCAGCCGCCTTATCAACATCCTAGCCAGGGGCCGAGTCATCAAGAGAAGCCCACTAACATAGAAGAATTGCTAATACAGTTCATGCAGGAAACAAGATCACATCAGAAGAGCACTGATGCAACAATTTGGAATTTGGAAGTTCAAATAGGCCAATTATCTCAAGAAAAAGCTAAAAGTCCCACTAGAATTTTCGaggccaacacagagaagaacccAAAGGAAGATTGCAAGGAAGTTTTAACCAGGAGCCATTAGAGAGCACAAGAGGAGGGTGAAGTAGAAGAAGACCAGTCTAAGGAAGGAAGGACAAATAGagatgaagagaaagaagaagagaagaaagtaaaagaaagagaaaagaaggaagaggaagaaaaaagtaAGGAGAAAGCACGATAATGGGAGAAGCACTCACAAgtagaaattcaacaagaaagtattctccaagtcaatacccCTCCTCATCAACTGATTGTCAAGGAAGAAAGGCATAGAGAACATGAGAAAGCCTTAAgtgtcattctttccttgatcGCCACCACTTCTCTTGCAATAATGTGGAAGGTGCTTCCAGAATACACGAGTTTCATGGCGTCTCTAGCTAAGAGGTGAAAATGCAAGGAGAATGTGTTTTATGTGAccttcatgccaccttgaaggcatTGGACTCGTCaggctaatgacgttaaagaagcgcttattgggaggcaacccaggatTTCTTACCCTATCTTTCTTTTAGTTAATTGCAttatgtgttttgttttttttaggatagttgtgttatttcctttctttattttgattttgtgcattttaatttcaacaATTTAATTCCAGTCGTTTAAATTtagtcattgaataaaaattgcatAATATTTGTGAAGTCACTATTTAGGCTTTTTCTAAAGGATTCAACACTTGAAATGCTGCATGACAATTGTGAAAATACTGGTTTCCTGGAAGCAAGAGTCAATCAAACAATGGAACATGAAtcacaaagagagaaaaggttaGCTTGATGGAAAGAGATCATGGTCCGGTAAACCGATAACTTTATCTTGTCACAATGAGTTGTGTGAACTTAATTATGAGAGAACgtctatttttaaattcctaATTTTGCATCATTCTTAGACTGTTAGATTATTTGCATAAGGTGGATATGATCAAGGccatgtttctttttattttagccaCTCATCCAAAAAGTCAACCTGTGAtgaatttatcccttgcacccctGCTGagccaaaaataataatgatttgtTTGAATAAATCCCTGAGCCTAATTTTGATATCCTTGACCTTGTTTTAGggttctaagagagcataagGGTTTCAAGTTATGATAAGTCCTTAATTTGAGGGATTGCTAAGGGAATTTGCCTAAAAAAAAAGAGCAGCACACAATAGGGCACCCTCAGAAGCTTGTAAGCCCAAAGTAttcttaccaaaaaaaaaagcagcacACAATAAGGCACCCTCAAAAGCTCGTAAGCCCAAagtattcttataaaaaaaagaaaaagaaaaaaaagattgcaAATAAGGACATAAAAAAAAGGTGCCATAAGTGCTaaggttaaaaaaaactttgaaataaGGGCAGAAAAAGAGAGGTGTCATAAGTGCCAAGAAGAAAAGTGTTGTTAGAGGAATAAAggctgaaaaataaataagcctAGGCAGGAAATAAGTGAAAGTTTTTCAAAAGATGCATGCTTTCTTATAATCCTTAGTTTTTGAAATCCCAGAAAAACCGTGATTTCTTGTTTAGCCAGACCCCATTACAAGTCAAtcaaagtccttagtgatccaccaagtgtaagtaAGAATAACTTTAACTGAGAAAAAGTGCAAAATTTGGGAATCTTAATTGCAGGTCGTAGAATTTCAAACACTCACCCTAGACACTTGTGTGCAGAGAGAAACACTAACCTTGTGAGGAAAATGAGGCAAGCCAACTTGATTGATTTCTGATACTAACTATTTTCATCTCGATGTTGTTTG
Encoded proteins:
- the LOC114396385 gene encoding uncharacterized protein LOC114396385; the protein is MKKQLASRRFLMWVMVHLSISGVLSKSNHTTTSLLCDGSVEDCLHVHHLDSQLPTISSSHFRRILAGGSCSQNKFATGCTPDASLAAGPMGLTGRYVANGVRPDSGPPSRCANTYPGVVPRDCFNPH